GAGGTCTCGGTCATGCCGTAGCAGATCGACACCTCCGCCATGTTCATCTCCGCGACCACCCGCTTCATCACCTCCACCGGGCAGGGCGAGCCCGCCATGATCCCGGTGCGCAGCGAGGAGAGGTCGTACGAGGCGAAGTCCGGCAGGTTCAGCTCGGCGATGAACATCGTCGGCACGCCGTACAGCGAGGTGCAGCGCTCCTGTTCCACCGCGCGCAGCGTGGCCGCCGGGTCGAACGAGGGGGCCGGGATCACCATGCAGGCGCCGTGCGAGGTGGCCGCGAGGTTGCCCATCACCATGCCGAAGCAGTGGTAGAACGGGACGGGGATGCAGATCCGGTCCTGCTCGGTGTAGGCGATCATCTCGCCCACGAAGTACCCGTTGTTCAGGATGTTGTGGTGCGAGAGCGTCGCACCCTTGGGGAAGCCGGTGGTTCCCGAGGTGTACTGGATGTTGACCGGTTCGTCGCAGCTCAGCGCGGCCGGCCGGAACTCCCCCACATCGGCCGCCCGGGCGACGAGCGCGTCCCAGCTCGCGTCGCCGATGTAGACCGTCTCCCGCAACTCCGGGCAATTGCCGCGCACTTGCTCGACGAGCGCGCGGTAGTCGCTGGTCTTGTGGGTGAGCGAGGCGACCAGGAGCGTGATGCCGGCCTGCTTGAGGACGTACTCCAACTCGTGCGCCCGGTACGCCGGGTTGATGTTCACCATGACGGCGCCGATGCGGGCCGTGGCGTACTGGAGGAGCACCCACTCCGGACAGTTGACCGCCCAGATCCCGACCCGGTCGCCCTTCAGGACCCCGCTGGCGAGCAGCGCGTCCGCCAACTCGTCGACCTCCGCGCCGAGTCGGGCGTAGGTCCAGCGCCGCCCGGAGGGCACGTCGACCAGCGCCTCCCGGTCGGGCCAGGCCCCGACGGCGCGGTCCAGGTTGGTCCCGATGGTGTCGGCGAGCAGCGGGACATCGCTCGTGCCGTGCGCGTACGACAGCTCCGGCAGCGTGTGCGGTCGGTTCATCGCAGGTCTCCCTCGTCGTACTCGGTACCCTCGCCCTTGGCCGTGCGCTCCCGCAGCTCGATCCGGCGGATCTTGCCGGAGACGGTCTTGGGCAGCTCGGCGAACTCCA
This sequence is a window from Streptomyces sp. HUAS YS2. Protein-coding genes within it:
- a CDS encoding AMP-binding protein; this translates as MNRPHTLPELSYAHGTSDVPLLADTIGTNLDRAVGAWPDREALVDVPSGRRWTYARLGAEVDELADALLASGVLKGDRVGIWAVNCPEWVLLQYATARIGAVMVNINPAYRAHELEYVLKQAGITLLVASLTHKTSDYRALVEQVRGNCPELRETVYIGDASWDALVARAADVGEFRPAALSCDEPVNIQYTSGTTGFPKGATLSHHNILNNGYFVGEMIAYTEQDRICIPVPFYHCFGMVMGNLAATSHGACMVIPAPSFDPAATLRAVEQERCTSLYGVPTMFIAELNLPDFASYDLSSLRTGIMAGSPCPVEVMKRVVAEMNMAEVSICYGMTETSPVSTQTRRDDDLERRTGTVGRVMPHVEVKIVDPATGITVPRGAAGELCTRGYSVMLGYWDEPERTAEAIDAGRWMHTGDLAVMREDGYVQIVGRIKDMIIRGGENVYPREIEEFLYGHEKIADVQVVGVPDEKYGEEILACVIPRDPADPPTLEELTAYCRDRLAHYKIPRRLEVLVDFPMTVSGKVRKIELRERYGTVG